In one window of Chryseobacterium phocaeense DNA:
- a CDS encoding TrmH family RNA methyltransferase: MLTAHTIKVLQSLDKKKFRQKYNLFLVEGNKIICELSESNFKVKEIFSTDPQKLDRTDAPVIQITENELRKISFLKTPKDSVAVCYLAEDEKMQDKEVQLVLDGIQDPGNLGTIIRLADWFGIEQIICSEDTVDFYNPKVIQATMGSFTRVNIVYTNLVEYLSETENINIGTDMEGENIYTFEKPGKLNLILGNEGNGMRPETEKLLQQCITIPRFGKSQSTESLNVSMAAGIILGQLFSK, translated from the coding sequence ATGCTTACAGCTCATACAATAAAAGTTTTACAGTCTTTAGATAAAAAGAAGTTCAGACAAAAATACAATTTGTTTTTGGTTGAAGGTAATAAAATCATTTGTGAACTTTCTGAATCTAATTTTAAAGTTAAAGAAATATTTTCTACCGATCCGCAAAAATTGGACCGGACTGATGCCCCTGTAATCCAGATCACTGAAAATGAGCTGAGAAAAATCAGTTTCCTGAAAACCCCGAAAGATTCCGTGGCAGTTTGCTATCTTGCTGAAGATGAGAAAATGCAGGATAAAGAAGTTCAGCTGGTGCTTGACGGAATCCAGGACCCGGGAAATCTGGGAACCATTATCCGCCTGGCAGACTGGTTCGGAATAGAGCAGATTATCTGCAGTGAAGACACGGTAGATTTTTATAATCCTAAAGTGATCCAGGCCACAATGGGCTCCTTTACCAGAGTGAATATTGTATATACCAACCTTGTGGAGTATCTTTCTGAAACAGAGAATATCAATATCGGAACAGATATGGAAGGGGAGAACATTTATACTTTTGAAAAACCAGGAAAACTCAATCTGATTTTGGGAAATGAAGGAAACGGCATGAGGCCGGAAACAGAAAAGCTCTTGCAGCAATGCATCACCATCCCTAGATTCGGAAAATCCCAGTCTACAGAAAGCCTGAATGTTTCTATGGCCGCGGGGATTATTCTGGGGCAGCTGTTTTCTAAATAG
- a CDS encoding phosphoribosyl-ATP pyrophosphatase, whose amino-acid sequence MGRKYESIDELRRKKKLLQGEINDLENLLTFKNTKESLSAFTNGLSDQYLQEKVDEDGDEKVVIRKDVIAKQLTSEVKDLFINKNTAVGIASTALGGNVTDSLIKLGITAVVGNYAKKSMKSPNWKRKLLGAAMIYLAPIALKYVRKKLEVYQKNKSVSSMEQLI is encoded by the coding sequence ATGGGTAGAAAGTACGAAAGCATTGACGAATTAAGAAGAAAGAAAAAGCTGCTTCAAGGCGAGATCAATGACCTGGAAAATCTTCTTACTTTTAAAAATACGAAAGAAAGCCTGAGTGCCTTCACAAACGGTCTTTCAGATCAATATCTGCAGGAAAAGGTAGATGAGGACGGTGATGAAAAGGTAGTGATCCGAAAAGATGTTATCGCCAAACAATTAACCTCTGAGGTAAAAGATCTCTTTATTAATAAAAATACGGCTGTAGGCATTGCAAGTACTGCACTAGGTGGTAATGTAACGGACAGCCTGATCAAACTGGGTATCACAGCAGTAGTAGGAAATTATGCCAAAAAGAGCATGAAAAGCCCGAACTGGAAAAGAAAACTTCTAGGTGCGGCTATGATCTACCTCGCTCCTATTGCCCTGAAATACGTCAGAAAAAAACTGGAAGTGTATCAGAAGAATAAGAGTGTTTCCAGCATGGAACAGTTAATCTAG
- a CDS encoding phage holin family protein, with protein sequence MIETIKEYASKRIDLLKIEATEKSSLSAGLITYFVVLLVAFTFFIILFNFGIAFLIGKALDNTSYGFLIVAGFYVVIMGFIISFKTKIVNMVADQVIKFLNH encoded by the coding sequence ATGATAGAGACTATTAAAGAATATGCATCAAAGAGAATAGATCTTCTGAAAATAGAAGCCACCGAAAAATCTTCTCTTTCTGCTGGGCTCATTACCTACTTTGTAGTGCTGCTAGTTGCTTTTACTTTTTTTATTATCCTTTTTAATTTTGGTATCGCATTTCTTATCGGCAAAGCACTGGATAATACTTCCTATGGATTTCTCATTGTTGCAGGGTTTTATGTAGTGATCATGGGATTTATTATTTCTTTCAAAACAAAAATTGTCAATATGGTGGCAGACCAGGTTATTAAATTTTTAAATCACTAA
- a CDS encoding YtxH domain-containing protein, translated as MSKNGKNTAGILAGLLAGAAAGVILGMLYAPEEGKETRKKIKNKAEDLKDQAKNKYGEVSERVKDQYSNISSTFKETASSVAHTVKDGYDKYKDQIVSKTADVVKDVETELNDLKK; from the coding sequence ATGTCGAAAAACGGAAAAAATACAGCAGGTATATTGGCAGGACTTCTTGCAGGTGCTGCAGCAGGTGTAATCTTAGGAATGCTTTATGCTCCTGAAGAAGGTAAAGAAACCAGAAAAAAAATCAAAAACAAAGCTGAAGATTTAAAAGATCAGGCTAAAAACAAGTATGGTGAGGTTTCTGAACGAGTGAAAGATCAGTACAGCAATATTTCTTCTACTTTTAAAGAAACAGCGAGCAGTGTAGCTCATACTGTAAAAGACGGTTATGACAAATATAAAGATCAGATTGTTTCCAAAACTGCAGATGTAGTAAAGGATGTAGAAACGGAGCTGAATGATCTTAAAAAATAA
- the cmk gene encoding (d)CMP kinase produces the protein MKKPVIAIDGYSSTGKSSISKVIADKLGLIHLDTGALYRGVTWFALQNCTDANDEVDLQKLFSSLDQIELEFRNDHGELVLYLNHIDISKQIRTNEVSDNVSVVAKQKEVRDFLLSSQRSLAEKGGIIMDGRDIGTVVLPDADYKFFLTASIDERTNRRYFELARLGIQADREQVKQNLIDRDKIDSEREIAPLKQAEDAIVIDNTALTKEETIDLILSYIKKI, from the coding sequence ATGAAAAAACCTGTAATAGCTATCGATGGGTACTCGTCTACCGGAAAAAGTTCAATCTCTAAGGTCATTGCCGATAAACTGGGTCTTATACACCTGGATACCGGTGCACTTTACAGAGGCGTTACCTGGTTCGCATTACAGAACTGCACAGACGCGAATGATGAGGTTGACCTTCAGAAGCTGTTTTCCTCACTGGACCAGATAGAGCTTGAATTCAGGAATGATCATGGCGAGCTGGTTTTGTATCTTAATCATATTGATATTTCCAAGCAAATCCGAACCAATGAGGTTTCGGACAATGTAAGTGTAGTGGCTAAACAGAAAGAAGTAAGAGATTTTCTGCTGAGCTCCCAGCGGTCATTGGCAGAAAAAGGCGGTATTATTATGGACGGACGTGACATAGGGACAGTAGTTCTGCCAGATGCGGACTATAAGTTCTTCCTTACGGCCAGTATAGACGAAAGAACCAACAGAAGATATTTTGAACTGGCAAGATTGGGAATACAGGCGGACCGGGAACAGGTAAAACAAAATCTTATAGACCGCGACAAGATCGACAGTGAGAGGGAAATAGCCCCTTTAAAGCAGGCTGAGGATGCCATCGTAATCGATAATACAGCGCTTACGAAAGAAGAAACGATTGATCTTATTTTATCCTATATCAAGAAGATTTAA
- the porQ gene encoding type IX secretion system protein PorQ, producing MKKIVIFSLFLTGIVSYAQIGTNVYPFLNIPVSARQAALGGDAISIRDHDVSFAIANPALLNRDSDKQLSVNAATYLADSKYGTIAYARDFDNGHMATINARYMSYGSIPRTDESGYENGEFKASDVAIGAGYAYQFEEDWTIGGGINFITSKIDTYTSSAISGTAGVTYHNKKNKEVLSLVLRNFGFQLKSFNGTTENLPFRIDLGYTRILKAIPLAITITAHDLQRFDISQEYNVNGQEVGFGRKLADHFSVGAELFPEKAFNIRLGYNAKRGNELAVADQRNFSGLSGGFGIKLRRFRIDYAHIRYHNSSNVNQIGVSMDLSSHAGE from the coding sequence TTGAAGAAAATTGTCATTTTTTCATTATTTCTGACAGGAATTGTTTCTTATGCTCAAATAGGAACAAATGTTTATCCTTTCTTAAACATCCCTGTATCTGCCCGGCAGGCTGCTTTAGGCGGCGATGCAATTTCCATCAGAGATCATGATGTTTCCTTTGCTATTGCAAACCCGGCCCTTTTAAATAGAGATTCAGACAAACAGCTCTCAGTGAACGCCGCAACTTACCTTGCAGATTCCAAATACGGTACCATAGCCTATGCCAGAGATTTCGACAACGGGCACATGGCTACCATCAATGCCAGGTATATGAGCTACGGAAGTATTCCCAGAACCGACGAAAGCGGCTATGAAAACGGAGAGTTCAAAGCTTCGGACGTTGCAATTGGCGCCGGTTATGCTTACCAGTTTGAAGAAGACTGGACGATTGGCGGGGGCATCAATTTCATCACTTCTAAAATTGACACCTATACCTCTTCTGCAATTTCAGGAACCGCGGGAGTAACCTATCATAATAAAAAGAACAAGGAAGTCCTTTCCCTGGTCCTTAGAAATTTCGGTTTCCAGCTGAAATCATTTAACGGGACTACAGAAAATCTTCCCTTCAGGATAGATTTGGGTTATACCAGAATCCTCAAAGCGATTCCTCTGGCCATTACCATTACCGCCCACGATCTTCAGAGGTTTGATATTTCACAGGAATATAATGTGAATGGTCAGGAAGTTGGCTTTGGAAGAAAACTGGCAGATCACTTTTCTGTGGGAGCAGAACTCTTCCCGGAAAAAGCGTTCAATATCAGGCTCGGATATAATGCAAAAAGAGGAAATGAACTGGCTGTGGCAGACCAGAGAAACTTTTCCGGACTTTCCGGCGGATTTGGAATCAAACTGAGAAGATTCCGTATAGATTATGCTCATATCCGTTATCATAATTCTTCCAATGTGAATCAGATAGGGGTTTCTATGGACCTTAGCAGCCACGCGGGAGAATAA
- the pyrH gene encoding UMP kinase, with protein MKYKRILLKLSGEALMGNRQYGIDNERLQEYAAEIKKVVEKGCEVAIVIGGGNIFRGVAGAAKGMDRVQGDYMGMLATVINGMALQGALEDAGIKTRLQSAIEMDKVAEPFIKRRAVRHLEKGRVVIFGAGTGNPYFTTDTAATLRAIEIGADVILKGTRVDGIYDSDPEKNADAVKYNSLSFDEVYAKNLKVMDMTAFTLSHENKLPIIVFDMNKDGNLEKIVDGENVGTLVDL; from the coding sequence ATGAAATACAAAAGAATCCTTCTGAAACTAAGTGGCGAGGCCTTAATGGGGAACAGACAATATGGTATAGACAATGAAAGACTGCAGGAATATGCTGCTGAGATCAAAAAAGTAGTAGAAAAAGGCTGTGAGGTAGCGATTGTCATTGGAGGAGGAAACATTTTCCGCGGAGTCGCAGGTGCTGCGAAAGGAATGGACAGAGTGCAGGGAGATTATATGGGAATGCTGGCCACTGTAATCAACGGGATGGCTCTTCAGGGAGCACTGGAAGATGCGGGAATCAAAACGAGACTTCAGTCTGCAATCGAAATGGATAAAGTAGCGGAGCCTTTCATCAAAAGAAGAGCCGTAAGACACCTTGAAAAAGGAAGAGTAGTGATCTTCGGGGCAGGAACAGGAAATCCATATTTTACAACGGATACAGCTGCTACCTTAAGAGCTATAGAAATTGGTGCAGATGTAATTCTGAAAGGGACAAGAGTAGACGGAATCTACGACAGCGATCCTGAAAAAAATGCAGATGCCGTAAAATACAATTCCCTGTCATTCGACGAGGTGTATGCTAAAAACCTTAAAGTAATGGATATGACCGCCTTCACTTTAAGCCACGAAAATAAACTGCCTATCATTGTATTCGATATGAATAAGGATGGGAATCTGGAGAAAATTGTAGATGGAGAGAATGTAGGAACTTTGGTTGATTTGTAA
- the frr gene encoding ribosome recycling factor, with product MEELDLILESVKQDMDAAVKHLDHAFQRIRAGRASTSMVQDVMVEYYGAPTPINQVANVSVPDAMTISIQPWDRTAIGPIEKAIINSNLGFAPSNNGENIILNVPPLTEERRRELAKQAKVETEGTKVTIRNARQDGLKELKKLDGVSEDVVKGVEEEIQGYTDKYVKICEDHLKTKEAEIMKV from the coding sequence ATGGAAGAATTAGATCTTATATTAGAATCTGTAAAACAGGACATGGATGCGGCTGTGAAGCACCTGGATCATGCGTTTCAAAGAATCAGGGCAGGACGTGCTTCTACCTCAATGGTTCAGGATGTAATGGTAGAATATTACGGAGCTCCAACTCCTATTAACCAGGTTGCGAATGTTTCTGTACCGGATGCCATGACCATTTCTATTCAACCTTGGGACAGAACAGCGATCGGCCCCATTGAAAAAGCAATTATCAATTCAAATTTAGGGTTTGCACCATCTAATAACGGTGAAAACATTATCCTGAATGTTCCGCCTTTAACAGAGGAAAGAAGAAGAGAACTGGCAAAACAGGCCAAAGTAGAGACTGAAGGAACCAAAGTAACGATTAGAAACGCAAGACAGGACGGGTTGAAAGAACTTAAAAAACTTGACGGAGTTTCTGAAGACGTTGTAAAAGGGGTGGAAGAAGAAATCCAGGGATATACTGACAAATATGTAAAAATTTGTGAAGATCATCTTAAGACGAAGGAAGCTGAAATTATGAAAGTGTAA